One segment of Pantoea sp. Lij88 DNA contains the following:
- the acpP gene encoding acyl carrier protein produces MSDIEQRVKKIISEQLGVKEEEVTNSASFVEDLGADSLDTVELVMALEEEFDTEIPDEEAEKITTVQAAIDYINSHKG; encoded by the coding sequence ATGAGCGATATCGAACAACGCGTTAAGAAAATCATCAGTGAGCAGCTGGGTGTGAAAGAGGAAGAAGTCACCAACTCTGCATCTTTCGTAGAAGACCTGGGTGCCGATTCTCTTGATACCGTTGAGCTGGTGATGGCTCTGGAAGAAGAGTTTGATACTGAGATTCCAGACGAAGAAGCTGAGAAAATCACTACCGTTCAGGCAGCGATCGACTATATCAATAGCCATAAAGGCTAA
- the fabF gene encoding beta-ketoacyl-ACP synthase II, with the protein MSKRRVVVTGLGMLSPVGNTVESTWSALLAGQSGITLIDHFDTSAYATRFAGLVRDFNCDDYISRKDQRKMDAFIQYGIVAGMQAMQDSGLVITDENAGRMGAAIGSGIGGLGLIEENHTSLVNGGPRKISPFFVPSTIVNMVAGHLSIMYGLKGPSISIATACTSGVHNIGHAARIIAYNDADVMLAGGTEKASTPLGVGGFGAARALSTRNENPQAASRPWDKDRDGFVLGDGAGIVVLEEYEHAKKRGAKIYAEIVGFGMSSDAYHMTSPPEDGSGAAAAMINALRDAQLTPEQIGYVNAHGTSTPAGDKAEAQAVKSVFGAAASSVMVSSTKSMTGHLLGAAGAVESIYSILALRDQAIPPTINLDNPDEGCDLDFVPHTARQVPGLEYTLCNSFGFGGTNGSLIFRKV; encoded by the coding sequence GTGTCTAAGCGTCGTGTAGTTGTGACTGGTCTTGGCATGTTGTCTCCTGTCGGCAATACCGTAGAGTCTACCTGGAGTGCTCTCCTTGCCGGTCAGAGCGGCATTACCCTGATCGACCATTTTGATACCAGTGCTTATGCAACACGTTTTGCAGGTCTGGTAAGAGATTTTAATTGTGATGACTACATCTCGCGCAAAGATCAGCGCAAGATGGATGCCTTCATCCAGTACGGCATTGTGGCCGGTATGCAGGCCATGCAGGACAGTGGTCTGGTGATTACCGACGAAAACGCAGGCCGTATGGGCGCAGCAATTGGCTCCGGCATCGGTGGTTTAGGTCTGATTGAAGAGAATCATACTTCACTGGTCAACGGCGGCCCGCGCAAAATCAGCCCATTCTTTGTGCCTTCAACCATCGTTAACATGGTGGCGGGTCATCTCAGCATCATGTATGGCCTGAAAGGTCCAAGCATCTCTATCGCGACAGCCTGTACCTCCGGTGTGCACAACATCGGTCATGCCGCACGTATCATCGCCTATAACGATGCTGACGTGATGCTGGCAGGTGGCACAGAGAAAGCCAGTACGCCTTTAGGCGTCGGTGGTTTTGGTGCCGCACGTGCTCTCTCAACCCGTAACGAAAACCCGCAAGCGGCCAGCCGCCCGTGGGATAAAGATCGTGACGGTTTTGTGCTGGGTGACGGCGCGGGTATTGTCGTACTCGAAGAGTACGAACATGCGAAGAAACGTGGTGCAAAAATCTACGCAGAAATCGTAGGTTTTGGTATGAGCAGCGATGCCTACCACATGACTTCACCACCAGAAGATGGTTCAGGTGCCGCGGCGGCAATGATCAATGCGCTGCGTGATGCTCAGCTTACGCCAGAGCAGATCGGCTATGTCAACGCGCACGGTACCTCCACGCCAGCCGGTGATAAAGCGGAAGCGCAGGCGGTGAAATCGGTCTTTGGGGCAGCAGCCAGCAGCGTAATGGTCAGCTCAACCAAATCAATGACCGGACACTTACTGGGTGCCGCAGGCGCTGTGGAATCGATTTACTCGATTCTGGCTCTGCGCGACCAGGCCATTCCACCGACCATTAACCTGGATAATCCGGATGAGGGCTGCGATCTCGACTTCGTCCCTCACACCGCGCGCCAGGTTCCTGGACTGGAGTACACGCTGTGTAACTCCTTCGGTTTCGGCGGAACCAACGGTTCGTTGATTTTCCGTAAAGTGTAA